Genomic window (Leisingera methylohalidivorans DSM 14336):
TTCGACACCTATCTGCGGGCCTGGGATAAGGGGGCGCATCTGCGCACCACCGGCGACATCATCGCCATGTCGCCGCCGCTGATCATCGAGAAATCCGAAATCGACACGCTGATCGGCATTCTGGCCGAATCGCTCAGCGCCTAAGGACATGCCCCTGCCACGCGGTCCAGGGCTGCGCGGCAGGGGCAGAACAGGGAGAAAGACATGAAAGACGTGCAAAGCAACGCCCGCATCAACGGCAGCCGCCTGTGGGATTCGCTGATGGAAATGGCACTGGTCGGCCCCGGCCTGCGCGGTGGCTGCAACCGCCAGACGCTGACCGACGCCGACAAGGAAGGCCGCGACCTGTTCAAGCGCTGGTGCGAAGAGGCCGGCATGACCGTCGGCGTCGACAGCATGGGCAATATGTTTGCCCGCCTTGAAGGCGCCGAGCCGGATCTGGATCCGGTGATGATGGGCAGCCATCTCGACACCCAGCCGACGGGCGGAAAATACGACGGCGTGCTGGGCGTGCTGGCGGGGCTGGAGGTCGTGCGCTCGATCCGCGATCAGGGGATCACCCCGCGCCGCCCGATCGTGGTGGTGAACTGGACCAACGAGGAAGGCACCCGGTTTGCGCCCGCCATGCTGTCCTCCGGCGTCTTTGCCGGTGTGCATACGCAGGACTGGGCCTATGCGCGCGAGGATGCGGAAGGCAAGACATTCGGCGAAGAACTGGCCCGCATCGGTTACGTGGGCGACGAATCGGTGGGCAGCCGCAAGATGCACGCAATGTTCGAGCTGCACATTGAGCAGGGCCCGATTCTGGAAGCCGAGGGCAAGGACATCGGCGTGGTCACTCACGGCCAGGGCCTGAACTGGCTGCAGGTGACGCTGACGGGGCAGGAGGCGCACACCGGCTCCACCCCGATGCCGATGCGCCGCAACGCCGGTCTGGGGGCTGCGCGGATCACCGATCTGGTGCATGAAATCGCGATGAGCCATCAGCCCGACGCCGTCGGCGCCGTCGGTCACTGCGACTACTACCCGAACAGCCGCAACATCGTGCCGGGCAAGGTGGTCTTCACCATCGACTTCCGCTCGCCCAGCTTCGACACCCAAGAAGACATGGAGCGCCGCCTGCGCGAGGGGGCTGCCAAAATCGCCGAGGAACTGGAACTGGGCCTCGAGATCGAGCAGGTCGGCCATTTCGACCCCGTCACCTTTGACGAAAACTGCGTCTCTGCTGTGCGCCGTGCGGCGGAGAAACTGGGCTACTCGCACCGCAACATCATCTCCGGCGCAGGCCATGACGCCTGCTGGATCAACAAGGTGGCACCAACCGCCATGGTGATGTGCCCCTGCGTTGATGGCCTCAGCCATAACGAGGACGAGGAAATCAGCCGCGAATGGGCCGCAGCGGGCACCGATGTGCTGTTGCACGCCGTGCTGGAAACCGCTGAAATCGTGGAGTGAAGACAATGACGAGCAGAACCGTAATCAAGGGCGGCACAATCGTCGCCGCCGACCGCAGCTATGCTGCCGATGTCGCCATCGAGGACGGCAAAATCGTGCAGATCGGCGCCAATCTGAACGGCGACAAGGTGCTGGACGCCGAAGGCTGCTATGTCATGCCGGGCGGCATCGACCCGCATGTGCATCTGGAAATGCCCTTCATGGGCACCCATTCCGCCGATGACTTCGAAAGCGGCACCCGTGCCGGCCTCGCGGGCGGCACCACGATGGTGGTGGACTTCTGCCTGCCCAGCCCCGGCCAGTCGATGCTGGATGCGCTGGAGGCCTGGCACACGAAATCCAAACGCGCCTGCGCCGACTATTCCTTCCACATGGCGGTGACCTGGTGGAGCGAGCAAGTCTTCAATGAAATGCAGCAGGTGGTGGATCTCGGCATCAACTCCTTCAAGCATTTCATGGCCTACAAGGGCGCCCTGATGGTGGACGATGACGAGCTGTTTGACAGTTTCCGCCGCTGCGCCGCCCTTGGCGCGCTGCCGATGGTGCATGCGGAAAACGGCGATGTGGTCGCCACCATGCAGCAGAAACTGCTGGCCGACGGCATCCGCGGCCCCGAGGGCCACGGCCTGTCCCGCCCGCCAGAGGTTGAGGGCGAAGCCACCAACCGCGCCATCATGATTGCCGACATGGCAGGCGTGCCGCTCTATGTGGTGCATACCTCCTGCGAGCAGGCGCATGAGGCGATCCGCCGGGCGCGTCAGAAGGGCATGCGCGTCTTTGGTGAACCGCTGATCCAGCATCTGGTGCTGGACGACAGCGAATACCGCAACCCCAACTGGGACCACGCCGCGCAGCGGGTGATGTCTCCGCCGTTCCGCGACAAATCCCATCAGGACAGCCTCTGGGCCGGCCTTCAGGCAGGATCCTTGCAGGTGGTGGCCACCGACCACTGCGCCTTCTCGGTGGAGCAGAAACGTTTCGGCATCGATGATTTCACCAAGATCCCCAACGGCACCGGCGGTCTGGAAGACCGGATGCCGGTCCTGTGGACCGAGGGTGTGGGCACCGGCCGCCTGACGCCGAACGAATTTGTCGCTGTCACCTCCACCAACATTGCCAAGATCCTCAACATCTACCCGCAGAAGGGTGCGATCGTAGAAGGCTCTGATGCTGATCTGGTGGTCTGGGATCCCAAGAAATCCAAGGTGATCTCGCCCGATACCCAACAGTCGGTGGTCGATTACAACGTCTTCGCAGGCCGGGAAGTGACCGGCTTGCCGCGCTACACCCTCAGCCGCGGCGAAGTGGCGGTGGAGGATGGCACGGTCTGCGCCACGCCTGGGCATGGGCGCTTTGTTGAACGCGCGCCTTTCCCAGAAGTGAACAAAGCGCTGTCGAAATGGAAGGAGCTTACCGCACCACGTCAGGTGCAGCGCTCGGCGGAGAACATGCCCGCCTGCGTCTGACGGCATTCCCCGGCTTCGGCCGGGGTGTTTTTTCATCTGCGGTGTTTAGGAGGACTGGCATCGCAGTTGGCCAATAAACAGGGAGGAAACTGATAATGGCTGATATAACAAGCGGTTATACCGCGCAGGGCGCCACGGCGTCACAGCAGGTAGACCTGAGCGGGATTGATCCCGAATTGTACAACGAAGACCAGCTGCCCACCACGGCAGAGCAGCGCACCTGGGACTGGCTGGCAATCGCTGCCCTCTGGGTCGGCATGGTGGTCTGCATTCCGACGTACCTCCTGGCCTCCTACCTGATCGGCTCGGGGATGAGCTGGGATCAGGCGGTGATGACCATTCTAGCCGCCAATGCCATCGTGCTGATCCCGATGGTGCTGGTGGGCCATGCCGGCACCAAATACGGCATCCCTTTTCCAGTGCTGCTGCGCTCTTCCTTTGGCCCCACCGGCGCCAAGATCCCGGCCGTGGCCCGCGGCATCGTCGCCTGCGGCTGGTTCGGCATCCAGACCTGGGTCGGCGGCTCGGCGATCTTCGTGATCCTGAACACGCTGACCGGCGGTGCGCTGGCCGGTGACGCGCTGCCGATCCTCGGTATCAGCGCGGGCGAGTTCATCTGTTTCCTCGCCTTCTGGGCGCTGCATCTCTACTTCATCGCGAACGGCACCGAGTCGATCCGCTGGCTGGAGACCTACGCTGCGCCGTTTTTGCTGGCGATGGGGCTGGCGCTGCTGGGCTGGGCCTATGTCAACGCCGGCGGCTTCGGCGAGATGCTCTCCACCCCCAGCGCCTTTGATCCGGGCCAACCCAAGGAAGGCCAGTTCTGGTCTGTGTTCTGGCCCAGCCTGACCGGCATGATCGGTTTCTGGGCAACCCTGGCGCTGAACATCCCCGACTTCACCCGCCATGCCCGCAGCCAGAAAGACCAGCTGCTGGGCCAGCTGGTGGGCCTGCCGATCCCGATGGCACTGTTTGCCTTTATCGCCTCTGCCGTGACCTCGGCCACCGTGGTGATCTTTGGCGAAGCGATCTGGGATCCGATCAAGCTGTCCGAGAAGATGGGCGGGTTTTCAGTGATCATCGCGCTGTTCGCGCTGATCGTGGCGACGCTGACCACCAACCTGGCGGCCAATGTGGTGGCGCCGGCACACGGTTTTGCCAACCTCGCGCCCAGCAAGATCAACCTCAAACGCGGCGGCTACATCACCGCGGGCATCGGGATCGCCATGTTCCCCTGGGTGCTGGTCAACCACATCGTCGGCTGGCTGATCGCCTATTCGGCGCTGCTGGGGCCGATCGCGGGCGTGATGCTGGCGGATTACTACCTGCTGCGCAAGACCAAGCTGGAGGTGGCTGAGCTGTTCAAGCTGAACGGCATCTATTCCGGCAAGAACGGCACCAACTGGGCCGGTGTCTGGGCGCTGGTGATCGGCATCCTGCCGAACCTGCCGGGCTTCCTGGCCGGAGTTGGCATCACTGCCGGCACCTCGGACTTCTTCGCCACGGTCTATACCTACGCATGGTTCGTAGGCCTGTTTGTAGCTGGAGCGGCCTATCTGCTGCTGGCAAAAGTGCTGAACAAGTGAGTACAGACCGGGGCGGTTCTTCTGCCCCGGTCTTCTTCCGGAATCAGGCGAACAGTCTTGCTCAAAGCCTAATGGATTGCCCGTGTCACTGTAACCAGGGCCGTGCAATCTGGCGGTGGCAGTGCGGTGACACTGCCCGCGCCGTGCCGAGAGCAGAATGAACTGTTTGAAACTGCCCGGCCAACAGTATGTGCAGCGCCTCAATTTACAGGCTCACTCAGGAACGTTAACGGCCGGAAGAGGACGTGCCTGGAGTTCGAAACTTCTTGACAGATTTTATGAAGGTATAATTATGCGGTCATAATTTTACAGTTGAGAGTTTTGTATGCCCAACCATCACGAAGGCGGCGTCGTCTGCAACGCCATCGACATAGACGAGGTGGAGAGTTCGCGTCTCAATCCGGGGCTGGGCGAAGATATCCGCGATCTGCGTAAGTCGAAGGGGCTGACGCTCGGAAAGCTCGCAGAACTCACCGGCCTGTCGACCGGCTTCATCAGCCAGATCGAGCGCGGCCAAAACCGGCCCTCTGTCACCGCGCTTTTCAAGATAAGCCGGGCACTGGGCGTATCGGTCAGCTGGTTCTTCAATGCCTCCTCCAGCGGGGACCGGAAGTCGGCAATCGTGCGGTCAGGCGATCGCAGGTCCATCGCGTATAGCGACGGTATCAAGGATGAACTTCTTACCCCGACCCTGGGTGGCGGATTAGAGCTGCTCTCCTGTGCCTTCGCTCCCGGCAGCGGTGTCGGGACCGTCTATTCCCATCAGGGCGAAGAGGCCGGGGTTGTGATCAGCGGCACGCTTGATCTCTGGGTGGGGGACACCCGGTACCGGCTCAATGCCGGCGACAGCTTTGGCTTCGACAGCGCCACGCCGCACCGTTACC
Coding sequences:
- a CDS encoding NCS1 family nucleobase:cation symporter-1, which translates into the protein MADITSGYTAQGATASQQVDLSGIDPELYNEDQLPTTAEQRTWDWLAIAALWVGMVVCIPTYLLASYLIGSGMSWDQAVMTILAANAIVLIPMVLVGHAGTKYGIPFPVLLRSSFGPTGAKIPAVARGIVACGWFGIQTWVGGSAIFVILNTLTGGALAGDALPILGISAGEFICFLAFWALHLYFIANGTESIRWLETYAAPFLLAMGLALLGWAYVNAGGFGEMLSTPSAFDPGQPKEGQFWSVFWPSLTGMIGFWATLALNIPDFTRHARSQKDQLLGQLVGLPIPMALFAFIASAVTSATVVIFGEAIWDPIKLSEKMGGFSVIIALFALIVATLTTNLAANVVAPAHGFANLAPSKINLKRGGYITAGIGIAMFPWVLVNHIVGWLIAYSALLGPIAGVMLADYYLLRKTKLEVAELFKLNGIYSGKNGTNWAGVWALVIGILPNLPGFLAGVGITAGTSDFFATVYTYAWFVGLFVAGAAYLLLAKVLNK
- the hydA gene encoding dihydropyrimidinase, encoding MTSRTVIKGGTIVAADRSYAADVAIEDGKIVQIGANLNGDKVLDAEGCYVMPGGIDPHVHLEMPFMGTHSADDFESGTRAGLAGGTTMVVDFCLPSPGQSMLDALEAWHTKSKRACADYSFHMAVTWWSEQVFNEMQQVVDLGINSFKHFMAYKGALMVDDDELFDSFRRCAALGALPMVHAENGDVVATMQQKLLADGIRGPEGHGLSRPPEVEGEATNRAIMIADMAGVPLYVVHTSCEQAHEAIRRARQKGMRVFGEPLIQHLVLDDSEYRNPNWDHAAQRVMSPPFRDKSHQDSLWAGLQAGSLQVVATDHCAFSVEQKRFGIDDFTKIPNGTGGLEDRMPVLWTEGVGTGRLTPNEFVAVTSTNIAKILNIYPQKGAIVEGSDADLVVWDPKKSKVISPDTQQSVVDYNVFAGREVTGLPRYTLSRGEVAVEDGTVCATPGHGRFVERAPFPEVNKALSKWKELTAPRQVQRSAENMPACV
- a CDS encoding Zn-dependent hydrolase — translated: MKDVQSNARINGSRLWDSLMEMALVGPGLRGGCNRQTLTDADKEGRDLFKRWCEEAGMTVGVDSMGNMFARLEGAEPDLDPVMMGSHLDTQPTGGKYDGVLGVLAGLEVVRSIRDQGITPRRPIVVVNWTNEEGTRFAPAMLSSGVFAGVHTQDWAYAREDAEGKTFGEELARIGYVGDESVGSRKMHAMFELHIEQGPILEAEGKDIGVVTHGQGLNWLQVTLTGQEAHTGSTPMPMRRNAGLGAARITDLVHEIAMSHQPDAVGAVGHCDYYPNSRNIVPGKVVFTIDFRSPSFDTQEDMERRLREGAAKIAEELELGLEIEQVGHFDPVTFDENCVSAVRRAAEKLGYSHRNIISGAGHDACWINKVAPTAMVMCPCVDGLSHNEDEEISREWAAAGTDVLLHAVLETAEIVE
- a CDS encoding cupin domain-containing protein: MPNHHEGGVVCNAIDIDEVESSRLNPGLGEDIRDLRKSKGLTLGKLAELTGLSTGFISQIERGQNRPSVTALFKISRALGVSVSWFFNASSSGDRKSAIVRSGDRRSIAYSDGIKDELLTPTLGGGLELLSCAFAPGSGVGTVYSHQGEEAGVVISGTLDLWVGDTRYRLNAGDSFGFDSATPHRYRNPSNEKTVVIWAIAPSGF